In the genome of Globicephala melas chromosome 3, mGloMel1.2, whole genome shotgun sequence, one region contains:
- the RAB3D gene encoding ras-related protein Rab-3D translates to MASAGDPPTGQRDAADQNFDYMFKLLLIGNSSVGKTSFLFRYADDSFTPAFVSTVGIDFKVKTVYRHDKRIKLQIWDTAGQERYRTITTAYYRGAMGFLLMYDVANQESFAAVQDWATQIKTYSWDNAQVILVGNKCDLEDERVVPTEEGQRLADDLGFKFFEASAKENINVKQVFERLVDVICEKMNESLEPSSSPGSNGKGPALGDTPLPHTSSCPC, encoded by the exons ATGGCGTCAGCTGGAGATCCCCCAACGGGCCAGCGGGATGCGGCAGACCAGAACTTCGACTACATGTTCAAGCTGCTGCTCATCGGCAACAGCAGCGTGGGCAAGACGTCCTTTCTGTTCCGATACGCCGACGACTCCTTCACGCCCGCTTTTGTCAGCACTGTGGGCATCGACTTCAAGGTCAAGACCGTCTACCGCCACGACAAGAGGATCAAGCTGCAGATCTGG GACACGGCAGGCCAGGAGCGCTACCGTACAATCACCACAGCCTACTACCGCGGAGCCATGGGCTTCCTGCTCATGTATGACGTCGCCAACCAGGAGTCCTTTGCCGCCGTGCAGGACTG GGCCACGCAGATCAAGACCTACTCCTGGGACAACGCTCAAGTCATCCTCGTGGGGAACAAGTGTGACCTGGAGGACGAGCGTGTCGTGCCCACTGAGGAAGGCCAAAGGCTCGCTGACGACCTTG GTTTCAAGTTCTTTGAGGCCAGCGCCAAGGAGAACATCAACGTGAAGCAGGTCTTCGAGCGCCTGGTGGATGTCATCTGCGAGAAGATGAATGAGTCCCTGGAACCCAGCTCCAGCCCGGGCAGCAATGGGAAAGGCCCGGCCTTGGGGGACACCCCACTCCCGCATACCAGCAGCTGCCCCTGCTAG
- the TSPAN16 gene encoding LOW QUALITY PROTEIN: tetraspanin-16 (The sequence of the model RefSeq protein was modified relative to this genomic sequence to represent the inferred CDS: inserted 2 bases in 2 codons) yields MVIILIVEITVATVILAFFPIVREVALEHNFVTLXNYRGYNXPDDYSLEWNLVMEKMRCCGMKDYTDFPSFERMTGHTYPRGCYKSIGTVACDGHNVSAGVIHQEGCFPKLLKITKTQSINLSGGSLGAAVIQGPRI; encoded by the exons ATGGTCATCATTCTCATCGTGGAAATCACTGTCGCCACAGTGATCCTTGCCTTCTTCCCGATT GTTAGAGAAGTGGCCTTGGAGCACAACTTTGTGACCC AGAATTACAGAGGTTACA AGCCGGATGACTATTCCCTGGAATGGAATTTGGTCATGGAGAAGATGAGAT GCTGTGGCATGAAGGACTACACAGATTTTCCATCCTTCGAAAGGATGACTGGCCACACCTACCCCAGGGGCTGCTATAAATCTATCGGGACCGTGGCCTGCGACGGGCACAACGTGTCTGCAGGTGTCATCCACCAGGAA GGCTGTTTCCCTAAGCTCCTGAAAATAACCAAGACTCAGAGCATCAACCTGAGTGGAGGCTCTCTGGGGGCGGCAGTGATACAG gggccacggatttga